In the Ostrinia nubilalis chromosome 7, ilOstNubi1.1, whole genome shotgun sequence genome, one interval contains:
- the LOC135073384 gene encoding iduronate 2-sulfatase, with the protein MKSIFTILFLFVKLTLSTKNNVVFIVIDDLRHLSDIDVHLPNLKKLAANSVNFKNTFAQQALCAPSRNSLLTGRRPDALRLYDFYNYWRHTVGNFTTIPQYFKENGYETFSVGKVFHPGRSSNFSDDYPYSWSHYPYHPPTDKFKDRAVCWDASTKKFQRNIICPVEVKDQPGKSLPDIQTLDYAVNILKSRNTTKPFFLAVGFHKPHIPLKFPKKYLRKVPPIAKTHLPKFPNIPKGLPLVAWHPWTDVRHRDDIARLNISFPFGTMPHKWTLKIRQSYFAAARYIDDLVGALMSYVNLSNTVVVLTSDHGWSLGENGLWAKYSNFDVALRVPLYFIAPGIEPKSVRNPVELVDIFPTLVHLCELPDNIPKCKSVVDKSVLCFDGKTLQPLMKSRLRYQKANKYIAISQYPRPSVTPRADSDKPRLKEIRIMGYSIRTNRFRYTEWISFNITLFTRDWNKIYGLELYDYLKDPDETNNLSLLPDYRVTRKYLSKLLRSTLS; encoded by the exons ATGAAAAGTatctttacaattttatttttatttgttaaattaaCTTTGTCAACAAAAAACAATGTTGTGTTTATTGTTATCGACGACTTGCGCCATCTATCTGACATTGATGTACATTTACCAAACCTAAAAAAACTGGCGGCAAACAGTGTAAACTTCAAAAATACTTTTGCACAG caagCGCTCTGTGCTCCAAGTCGTAATTCCTTACTTACTGGTCGTCGACCAGATGCACTGCGGCTGTATGACTTTTATAATTACTGGAGGCATACAGTAGGTAACTTCACAACAATCCCTCAGTACTTCAAAGAAAATGGTTACGAAACTTTTTCAGTTGGGAAGGTGTTCCATCCAGGAAGAAGTTCAAATTTTTCGGACGACTATCCTTACAGCTGGTCGCATTATCCCTATCATCCACCCACAGACAAATTTAAAGACAGGGCCGTATGCTGGGACGCAAGTACTAAAAAATTTCAAAGAAATATAATCTGTCCTGTGGAGGTCAAAGATCAGCCAGGAAAATCTTTACCTGATATACAAACTCTTGATTACGCAGTTAATATATTGAAGAGTAGAAATACCACCAAACCATTTTTTCTGGCTGTCGGATTCCATAAGCCTCATATTCCTCTAAAGtttccaaaaaaatatctta GAAAAGTCCCACCAATAGCTAAGACGCATTTACCAAAGTTTCCAAATATACCAAAGGGCTTACCATTAGTAGCTTGGCATCCCTGGACCGATGTGCGCCACAGAGACGATATCGCGCGCCTCAACATCTCGTTCCCATTTGGCACAATGCCCCACAAATGGACGTTAAAAATCAGACAAAGCTATTTCGCAGCAGCCCGATATATTGATGACTTGGTGGGGGCATTGATGAGCTACGTCAACTTGAGTAATACTGTAGTGGTATTGACTAGTGATCATg GGTGGTCACTTGGAGAAAATGGCTTATGGGCAAAGTACAGTAATTTCGACGTGGCTTTAAGGGTTCCTTTGTACTTTATTGCCCCTGGAATAGAACCTAAATCAGTGCGTAATCCTGTCGAGCTAGTAGACATTTTTCCAACACTTGTTCACCTGTGCGAACTCCCCGATAATATTCCAAAATGCAAAAGCGTTGTAGATAAGTCAGTGCTATGCTTTGATGGGAAAACTTTACAACCCCTCATGAAATCGAGATTAAGGTATCAGAAAGCCAACAAATATATTGCAATTAGTCAGTATCCTAGGCCGAGTGTAACTCCTAGAGCCGACTCAGATAAGCCACGCCTCAAAGAGATAAGAATTATGGGGTATAGCATAAGAACAAACAGATTTAGATACACAGAGTGGATATCATTTAATATCACGTTATTTACAAGAGACTGGAATAAAATTTATGGCTTAGAGCTATACGATTATCTTAAAGATCCAGATGAAACAAATAATCTGTCCTTATTACCAGATTACAGAGTCACtagaaaatatttatcaaaattgttAAGGTCTACTTTAAGTTAA
- the LOC135073386 gene encoding GDP-fucose transporter 1 — protein MKEQRSDLCSRYTKILIVVSCYWIVSIATVFVNKSLLSSQTVALEAPLFITWFQCIVSFTICCTLSNTGGIPGIFVFPKGTPWSITVVRQVLPLSVMFTLMIATNNLCLKYVGVPFYYVGRSLTTVFNVIFSYILLGQATSSKCIMCCGFIIFGFYLGVDQESLLSSFSLLGTIYGVVGSLMLSLYSIYTKKVLPAVNQEVWLLSYYNNAYSIMLFIPLIVINGELTALWNYSNFDSTYFWFQMLIGGLCGFAIGYVTSLQIQVTSPLTHNISGTAKACAQTVIATQWYNESKNTLWWASNLIVLASSALYARFKQVEMEERSRKPVPEDEKSLV, from the exons ATGAAAGAGCAGCGTTCAGATCTATGTTCCCGCTATACAAAAATACTTATTGTTGTAAGTTGCTACTG gattGTGTCCATAGCCACAGTATTTGTGAATAAAAGTCTTTTGAGCAGCCAGACTGTGGCATTAGAAGCGCCGTTGTTCATCACATGGTTCCAGTGCATCGTGTCGTTCACAATATGCTGTACACTGAGCAATACTGGTGGAATACCAGGGATTTTTGTATTTCCCAAAGGCACCCCTTGGAGCATTACAGTTGTTAGACag GTTCTGCCTCTCTCCGTGATGTTCACACTCATGATAGCAACCAACAACTTATGCCTGAAATATGTCGGGGTACCATTCTACTACGTCGGCAGGTCTCTGACCACTGTCTTTAATGTGATATTCAGCTATATACTCTTGGGACAAGCAACCTCATCCAAATGTATTATGTGCTGTGGGTTTATTATCTTCGGCTTTTATTTAGGGGTTGACCAAGAAAGCCTATTGA GTTCATTTTCACTACTAGGAACAATTTATGGTGTTGTTGGGTCATTGATGTTGTCTCTCTACTCCATCTACACTAAGAAGGTCTTACCAGCTGTTAACCAGGAAGTCTGGCTGCTCTCTTACTACAACAATGCATATTCCATCATGTTATTCATACCACTAATTGTAATTAATGGTGAACTGACTGCATTGTGGAACTATTCTAACTTTGATAGCACCTATTTCTGGTTCCAAATGCTTATTGGAGGACTATGTGGTTTTGCCATAGGATATGTCACATCATTGCAAATTCAG GTGACATCACCCTTGACCCACAATATATCTGGTACTGCCAAGGCATGTGCCCAGACTGTGATAGCCACTCAGTGGTACAACGAATCAAAGAATACCCTTTGGTGGGCCTCTAATCTTATAGTATTAGCTAGTAGCGCATTGTATGCTAGGTTTAAGCAGGTTGAAATGGAGGAAAGGTCAAGGAAACCAGTACCTGAAGATGAAAAGAGTTTAGTATGA
- the LOC135073387 gene encoding membrane-associated progesterone receptor component 1-like — protein MASAPDTKAAEADNVGEASGFVSDIFKICSPVNLLLTAIIFFLAYKIYSKFTKSSTDSSVVELPKLRKDMTVSELRQYDGTQPDGRVLVAVNGWIFDATRGRRFYGPGGPYAAFGGKDASRGLATFCVTSSDKEYDDLSDLNSMEMESVKEWEAQFREKYDLVGRLLKPGEEPTNYSDEEPEDTDHSSGTPSDKKQD, from the exons ATGGCATCAGCACCCGATACCAAAGCGGCAGAGGCTGATAACGTCGGCGAGGCTTCTGGTTTTGTGAgcgatattttcaaaatttgtaGTCCTGTGAATTTGTTGTTGACtgctattattttctttttggcGTACAAAATATACAGTAAATTTACAAAGTCGTCTACCGACTCGAGTGTGGTGGAGCTTCCGAAGTTACGGAAGGATATGACAGTGTCTGAGTTGCGGCAATACGATGGAACTCAGCCAGACGGCAGAGTGCTAGTGGCGGTGAATGGGTGGATATTCGACGCGACGAGGGGACGCCGCTTCTACGGACCCG GAGGCCCATATGCAGCATTTGGCGGCAAAGATGCTTCACGGGGTCTGGCCACCTTCTGTGTCACTTCGTCAGATAAGGAGTATGATGACCTGAGCGATCTCAACTCCATGGAAATGGAATCTGTAAAGGAGTGGGAGGCACAGTTTAGAG AAAAGTACGACCTCGTGGGGCGTCTGTTGAAGCCTGGCGAGGAGCCCACAAACTACTCGGATGAGGAGCCCGAAGACACCGACCACTCCAGCGGCACGCCCTCCGACAAGAAGCAAGACTAG